In Raphanus sativus cultivar WK10039 chromosome 5, ASM80110v3, whole genome shotgun sequence, the following proteins share a genomic window:
- the LOC108863245 gene encoding uncharacterized protein LOC108863245, producing the protein MGQRNRTVDLEMEQQHQSQPSLQPGPCILLSSFPQQQQPPDNNNNNTLPAMAASFPNLEARSLQDPNFYDMFYGLPQYHHHHQLHQPAPPPPNYYVPYMAFQGPSSSSQGVVGVSSDHEYERNAHFMDPTRGAYKRKNAEGIIPMNHHQSLSTLAAPFNNTPEIIAPFGGPRSRPGAVPMNPVLPPPPHAPNSFVQGTYPGHHPFPPPGSIWYDQHHGRSDGSPSFWPHSPYMHAGSIESSSRNPAAFMYPPQLNPRDHYYHHPPPPPPVQGVRGQSATLYPPMASSPSFGFPPGNFAPPPQNTINRGGPSGSEMGPVQPAGFRIYQHHQRDDSVPLAALRQHRGGVPRFRMMPDDEVAILEFGDFLGGGGSGNNHHIDHHRDMRLDIEEMSYEELLALSERIGTVNTGLPEEDVKNHLKTRTCSVINLAEESSSFSPQTKDRETEPCTICQESFKNEEKVATLDCGHEYHAECLEKWLVVKNVCPICKAEALVMEKTTV; encoded by the exons ATGGGACAAAGAAATAGAACAGTCGATTTAGAAATGGAGCAGCAGCACCAATCTCAACCCTCTCTCCAACCAGGACCTTGCATCCTTCTAAGCAGCTTTccccaacaacaacaaccacctgataataataataataatacccTACCTGCAATGGCTGCAAGCTTTCCTAATTTAGAAGCTCGTTCTCTTCAAGACCCAAACTTCTATGACATGTTCTACGGTCTTCCTCAGTACCATCATCACCATCAACTTCATCAgcctgctcctcctcctccgaatTACTATGTTCCCTATATGGCATTTCAGGGTCCATCCTCAAGCAGTCAAGGTGTAGTTGGAGTAAGTTCTGATCATGAGTACGAGAGGAATGCTCACTTTATGGATCCTACAAGAGGGGCGTATAAGAGAAAGAACGCCGAAGGAATAATACCTATGAATCATCATCAGTCTTTAAGTACTTTAGCAGCTCCATTCAACAATACACCTGAGATAATAGCTCCTTTTGGAGGCCCAAGGAGCAGGCCAGGAGCTGTTCCAATGAACCCtgttcttcctcctcctcctcatgcTCCAAATAGCTTCGTTCAAGGGACCTATCCTGGTCATCATCCTTTCCCACCTCCTGGCTCAATCTGGTACGACCAACACCATGGAAGATCTGATGGTTCACCCTCGTTTTGGCCCCACTCACCTTACATGCACG CTGGTTCCATAGAGTCTAGTAGTAGAAACCCTGCAGCGTTCATGTATCCTCCTCAATTAAACCCGAGGGACCATTATTATCATCAccctccacctcctcctcctgtaCAAGGAGTGAGAGGCCAGAGCGCCACCTTATACCCTCCCATGGCTTCTTCACCCTCGTTTGGATTCCCTCCTGGGAACTTTGCTCCTCCTCCTCAGAACACAATCAATAGAGGTGGTCCCTCGGGTTCAGAGATGGGTCCAGTTCAACCAGCAGGGTTCCGGATATACCAGCACCATCAGCGAGATGACTCTGTACCTTTAGCAGCTCTTAGACAACACCGTGGAGGAGTTCCTCGGTTTAGAATGATGCCTGATGAT GAAGTTGCGATATTGGAGTTTGGAGACTTccttggtggtggtggttctgGAAATAACCACCACATTGATCATCATCGTGATATGCGTTTGGACATCGAGGAAATGTCTTATGAG GAGCTACTTGCGTTGAGCGAGCGAATTGGAACCGTGAACACTGGTTTGCCAGAGGAAGATGTCAAGAACCATCTGAAAACAAGAACATGTTCTGTAATCAACCTTGCAGAAGAGTCCTCGTCCTTCTCTCCACAAACTAAAGACAGAGAAACAGAACCTTGCACAATATGTCAG GAGAGTTTCAAGAACGAAGAGAAGGTTGCGACTTTGGATTGTGGGCACGAGTATCATGCAGAATGCTTGGAGAAATGGCTGGTTGTGAAGAACGTTTGCCCAATCTGTAAAGCAGAGGCCTTGGTCATGGAGAAGACAACTGTTTAA